ATTTTTGCACCTGTCAACAGCATTAGGTGTTTTAGGACAACGTGATGATTAATTGGATATTAACGTAAATTACTGGTCTATTTTTTCGTTGAAAGCGTGAAAAAGAATCAATTAGGACTATAggcctaccaaaaaaaaaaaaaaaagtcttgtgaGATATTGCCAATCTAGTCAAAACTGTCAGTGACTGTGAAGCTAACTTTAATTATGGACTATTTTGCTGAGcattttttcttataaaacaatTCACACTGcattcatatacatatacatatctgTTAGTCGGGAATCGAACTAATAaccacgtttttttattttttattatacattattacacacacacacacacacacacacatactttatatATCGTAATAATAAACTATTAGTTGTATGGCTTTTAAACCCATTCATTGCAACCTACGTATTATAAAGGCTGTTACTTTGGTTTCTCGGGGATAACAATGCACATTCGCGGGGGAATAGCTGTTTTTGGGCTCCTGATCCGCAGTCTGTCGCTGTTTGGCTCCCGTCCAGCTCACTGCTGAACTCAGAGACAGGAGAGAGTCCAAGCCAGACAACCTTTACTCCCCTAAACCCAGTCCTGAATAGCATCTCAAGAAcgtctcattttacaattaaccTTGACCAACGCGTCTCGTATAGGCCTGCAAACTAATGCACGAGATGGATTTGGTGATTCTGGCGACTTCATGACTTAAATTCCTTTGTCCTCTGTTGATAAACAGATGTTGGTAGGAATTTATGACCTCCGTAAAATGGTTATGTGATTGTAGcagataggcctatatattttaagattttaaatttaaagatCTGAATAATAGAGGTTATTATCTTCGTCAATTTTAAAGCGTTGTTTGTGCATTAAAGGTTTTGCAATTATCCTAAAAAACAAAATGCGCCATtgcattacattttgttttcgtttttttctAGGGATATAACGAGGTTtagatagcatatatatatatatatatatatatatatatatatatatatatatatatatatgtgtgtgtgtgtgtgtgtgtgtgtgtgtgtgtgtgtgtgtgtgtgtgtgtaaactagacatgtctattatattttatttatgatttgatTTTAGAGACTGTCGTGCATTCAGAGCAGTGTTTTCAACATATAATTGTAttcaattaaactttattttactgtACAAAACAACTCGACGGTGTACAAAGACCAGTTTCAGTGCATTCAGTCATTACACACAACAGAAAGATCCCGTTTGGTGATAAAAATCAATTTTTTATCAATGCACAAATCCACCACTGCAGACGTCCATGACATTGCATAAATGATGCGTGACAAATATATTAAGGCAGGTTTTCCCGTGACATGAGTTCACTAGACAGCACACAGACCTTTCCATTAGAGAATTtacatgcataaaatgcatttgCTTACAGTGATTGTTCCGAGATTGTACGTAATGCCACCAAATATATCGACGACTTTACATTTGAGAAAACACAGAATTGTCAAACAATCTGTTGCATAATTACATCGTAGTGTTGTGATATTCCTTCATcatacttttgaaaatgatgCGCATAGACAAGTgtgatatatttgaaatatttggaaATTAAGAGGGTGCTTAAAACTCGATTGTCCACATTTGTAAAGTTAAAATACACATATTGAAATCAATGAAACAAATGTTAACTATAGCTACCATTATTTTTTCGTTTTTCAGAATTACATCCATTgcctatatattttaaatatatcatattctaAAGGAAAACAAATTGATTCAATAATTTACTCTTAGTGCTGGTCGTTAACATATTATTACTATGAttgtaaatgataataataataatagccaatTGTTGAATACATTTTTGCCAAGATATAGTGCACTGTGTAATAGCCTACATCAcgaaacttttttaaataaagattaattgtaatcaaaggaaataaatacaactaaagaTCTTAACGTTTTTATGTTATTTCTCATAAACGAATTTATGTATTACAAAATGATGAGCAACAACAAAATTTTAACACCAACATTTTGAAGTTTTTGCGAACATTATTCAGACAAATTAAGTGGATAAATAAATGGCCAGATCGAGAATTCTAGATTTGTGTATTGCATAGCACCCTTAGCAATTATTGCTCTCCTATTTTACTGAATTTTCATCGCAGATATTTGAATGACCTTATAATCAACAGATGTATTTTGGAGCAAGACACCTTAAAGACAGATTTAGAAATACTACTCACACACTCAATTGAATACCGAAAATAAGCAAGAAACTCTGCGTAAAACAGTTATTGTTTATGAATTGTTTTTCCATCAGATCACATATTTTGTCGAACagtttaaaaaatctataattagGAACAAGTACGTTtccaatttaattaaaaaggataaataataaaatatccgATGGCTTAAAACCCAAATCAGAGATGACTTTATAATTATACATGTGCGATTGAAAGTCCTGCAGTTTCAGTCCTTTTCACTCACGTTTGACTTTCTCTCATTAATTATGAAAAGTGTTTACTTCGTCTTGCATGGGGTAAAACTGGCCGCGGAGGTGAATGTCATATGGGAAATGGAGATCCGAGGAGCCTCTCGCGCTCTGGCTGATGGAGGAGCGCGGCGGCACGGCGCAGTAGCGCGTGCTGTAGTGGCAGCTCTTTCCGTATTCGACCGGCTCTTCGTGCTTGAGGGAAAAGATCCCGTTAAAGTTAATAGGCGGGCTTAAGGGACCGTCAAACTGAGGGCTTCCGCATTCCGGCGAGACACTCTCGTAGAAAGACTCATAAGAGCTGCAGTAGTTGAATGGCCTGAAGGGTTTGACCGCATCTACCGAGGGTCCCGAGGGCGTCACCACACCCGGACTGTGGTAGGTCGTGTACACGGATTCATACGGTGACCTGCTGGAGAACGACGTCTCGCTGTTGATCTGATCCGTGATGAAGTTCCTGGCATTCAGCTGCAGGCATCCGGCCACTAAGTTGGTGGTGGGCTGCGAGAGCCCTTTGCACAGGGTCTGAACAAAGGTCAGGAGGTCAGGCCTCTTCCCAGTGCTCAGGATCTCGGAAAGCGCCCAGATGTAGTTCTTGGCCAGCCGCAGGGTTTCGATTTTCGATAGTTTCTGGGTTTTGGAGTAGCAGGGCACCACCTTGCGCAGACTGTCCAGGGCGTTGTTCAGACCGTGCATTCGGTTCCTCTCCCTGGCGTTGGCCTCCATGCGCCTCATCTTGACCCGGTCCACCCTGGCTTTGGTCATTTTCTTTTTCCGAGGCCCTCTCCTCCGAGGCAGACCATTCTCGTCCTGTCCGTCTTCCCGTTCATCCTCATCCTTCTCCGAATCCTCGTCCTCCATCGTGAGCGTCTCTTCCTTTTTAAATGGCTCTTGTTTAGTGACCTTCATTTCACCCACGCAGTCCCGTGGAAAGTTTGCCCCAAATTGACTGTCCATTATGACAGGATCATCAAAGGGAAGAGTCAGCATTGTGCTCTTTTACTGGGGATGATGAGAAGATAATAGATCTTCTGAATCAATCAGCAGCGATTTAAAAACAACCTATGCATGGTGCTCAATAAATACACTCTCGCAGGTACAAAAGATGTCACTGAGGTGGTACCCTTTATTACTAAAACCTACCTTAAAAGTACTAATATGCACCCATTAGGGGTAATCATGGTACAAAGGAGTACCTTTTAGAAAGATACCAGTATGGTGACaccttttgtactttttttctggtGTATTAACATAACAATTACAGACAGAATTCCAGAAGATATAGATTCTCTAatcaaatcacaaaaatgtaGCTCCAACCAACAATGCAACAGAAATACATCTGTAAACTTGTCTTCATCTGTGAAATTGCATCACATTCATgcatttacaaaaacataaagcTTTAAAATTAGGTGAAAAGGCAGACACAGTCATGCAGCACAGATGTCCATCCTTACCCTCAAACAATCCAGCTTACCTGGATTATGATGGTTTTCATATTTcctattttgaactttcttttttcCGCGTGCTGTTTTAGCAGGTGATCAGCTCGTGCGTTTTTCTCACCTCCCCACTGTTCTCCTTGTCTCGCGCTAAGAGAAATGACACTGATGCCAACTGCCAGAGCTGGTACCCATGCCATCTGCCGCTGACGTCACGTGGCATGGGTTGGTCACGTGACCGGCTCCCGGGGGACCTGTATTCCTCCCCTGATCATCTGGCGTGTGCCTCGAGCTGTGTACCACTGCAAAACCACAAAGCAGCCTCAATAAAGGACCGGGTACCAGCATCCACCATTAGAATCTGATGCTGTGGATGAAGAGGAATGCTGTGAGACGGTCAGGGAATTACATTTCTTAGTCTTTGCTTCTTAGAAATTAAGAAATTGGGATTCGATTTTCATGCATAAGTGGACTAATTCTAAATAGACCCAAAATAGCttcttatttatatattgtgtaaACATGTATGAAAAAAAAGGTCAGTGCTGGTTAATGACAGGAACTGGATGATTGATGGCTCTTGTTTGCCTGGTAAGTCTCTTCAAGGGCGTTTGCCAAATGACTGATCCTACTGTCTGTCATCATGAAAGCATTTTCAATGTGACTATCGCCTGATTATGAAAACATACATTTAGATAAAGTTTAGATTAATGGGCCCAGTCAACATGGATTCTGAGattttaactttgtttttctatatgtgaaaataaatctgggTTTTTGtttacactctctcacacatgcacacactcacaccatCACTCCCCACCTTCCTCACACACATTTCACTTCAAGACGTTATACTGTGCATGAAGAAAATGCCGCCTTTTTAAGagctttattttattgttatttgttggATTGTGACGTCTTTCCCTCAAATTCTCAGCTGCTGTGCATCTGAATGGTGGATTCTCATTCCTGCACTGTCAATTTACATgtaatttacaaaatgtttttacatattttgtaattttatgtgatgcaaagctaaactttcagcatcattactccagtcttcagtgtcacatgatccttcagaaatcattctaatatgccgatttgatgctcaagaaacttattatcaatgttgaaaactattGTGCCGCTTAATATTGACACAGAGtcacattttattagtttttcgggaaagttcaaaagaaaagcatttatctgaaataataaaacttttatcTTATAAATGTCTTATTCACTTTTTAACAGTTTAGTGCATCTTTGTATACTTTTCTAtaagattgtttttttgttttttagtgaaTGAGAACTGGAAAAATTTAATATGTCCTCGATTGTCATCAAAATGTGCTAAATTGTCAAATAATGTCACAAATATGTAGGCCtaagttttaactttttaattttaggATCATACTGAACAGATTTGTGACCGGTTTATTGTGAGATTCACCCGTGCCCAAAATCACACAAGGATTTTGGAGCATGGTCATCTGGCTTATTCTTGTAGCAGTATTGGCCAGAGCTTTGGCTCCTCCCACATGAAGACCTGACACTCATGCATTCCATAATCAGTGAAAGCTCCTGCTGCTATTGAACCTGTGCCTGGCctactcacatgcacacacattcataATTCAAATCAGAAGCTCTTTAAATGCCCCCCAAGTGCATTTACCCTCTCAGAAGGACGCCACAAAAGATTAATGCCACATAAACGGCACACAACACCTTTCTGTCCCTCTCTAAGATTAATTGACTCTTTAACCTGATATTGAATTAATTTGGTGGTCCTGTTAGCATTGAGCCAGCTAGACACAATCCACGGTTAGTCATGAGTGATCTTGGTAAAACTGTCTGCTGTATTTTTCATTGGGACAGTCGGCTTGATCTGCACTTATCAGCTCAACAACAACATAATGAACACAGCATACAGATGCAGTTTGCTGACAGCGACAGCTCAGTCACGCATGATTAGCGGGTACCCTTGGATGTTTGTGtttagtaacacacacacacacagtcccctTCTGTCCCCCTCCAAAAATGCCTCAGCTGGTGACGAGCTTTCCGGTTCAGCACACACACCAGCATCAGATGAGTCAAACTTCCCCATTTCAGACTAATCACTTGACTGCACTAATTGCAAATGCAAATATGcaaattcatattaattaattactctGTTAATTAGTTCTCTGGTCTTTTTGGGCAATAAATCATTGTGTTGCAGAAAAGAAAAGGGCAGGCCCATCCCGCATAAAAAATTTAGCACGCACTCTCGGAGAAGGACGGGGTGAAAGGacctgtaacattataaaagagcAAAGACCAGAAAAACGACAACACAAAAGCAATGGCTTGGCCACACACATGCTCCCCTGACAGACTCTTgctcccctgacagacctgcttTATACCCTGCAGACTCACAGTGGAGGACTGGCCCCTTCTCATGAGGAACATTCGGCTGACAAGAGCTGTCTGCCAGTGATTTCATTAACACATTATCAGCTTTTAAGGACAGTGTGATGCCAGGAACAGGCAGCAAATGAAGGCATGGATGTTCACACGTCAAGtggcacgcacgcacacacacacacacacacacacactcaagtatTAAGATCACTAGCTCTGCTAAAGATGGTCTTTTGAGTGTTCTAGACGTCTGTTGATGATGGGCCTCGAAGCTAATCTCGAGTACACGTATTTGatgacaaataaaaactaaatattatcatcaataaaaattcattttaaataaaaataaggcatttttcatacatttttttttattaaatatgctaaaatattttaaatataatgaaacaGAGTTGACACACAAAGAAACCCGTGTGTACAACAGCCACAGTGTTAATGATTTGACAGTATGGCATATGCATAATTcataatacagtttttaaaaatgaataacatcAGTTTTTCAGAGGAGAAAGACGGCTGCATGCAGAAGGAACTATTGCTTAAAATGGCACCTTTTTGTTAAttgtacataaatatttatatatagaatgatttctgtaggccCATCAAAAACAACTGGAAGCATGTTATAGAAAATGTGCAACAGTGTACTActataaaataatagaatattttttaaacatatttttaaaatataataaatatatttaagtattttattattgttatgtcatttttaatgtgctaatatataataatttttatttagttcaagCTAGAGTGTAATCtgttttccaaaatgttttttggCATACCTCGACTTACAATGGCAATGATTTAAATTTTAGAGCTGTCAGGATGGATTTCGTGGGAAGTGCATACGGTACTTTCATCACTCCTGCGTGTCTTCTCATGTCCATAAGAAGAGAAGTCCCGGCTACTATTGTAAAATAAGACatctatagatatatagatacatGACTCAAACCATTCGCGCACAACAGCACAACTTACATTATTAACCATACAATATTCCTCCATATCAGTTAAGAAATAAACACGTAATAAACagttaataatataatgtaatatagtataatatttgttattgttaaatgttaattatacatttaaatagatttatatcACAGAAGAACTTCATTGGTGCATCAGTAGTTCTAAAGTGCTCCTTTCCCTTTTCTCGTTAGAATTACAGTTACATGCAACCACATACCATCCAAAACAAAATATGAACTTGTGCCATGCTTGAAAACAAAGGCTTGCATGAAGAAATGATCTGCTCAGTGCCGCTGATCCACACTGTTAAGTGATTTTAATTTCACTCTTGTGCCCACCCAATGCTATAGTCCAGGGACTAGTGGGAGCGGAtggggaaatgtgtgtgtgtgtgtgtaaggatgCCGCATGCCAGAAATGTTGATGCGACTGTGATTTATGTCAGAGTCATGCCAAGTATGTCCATCAGGGTGAACCTTCTCCGAGCAACCTCACCCTGTGTGCAAATCTTATCTGGTAGGAAGCTGGATGTATATCTGGCACGAGTGTAATCTTTGGCATGGGTTAAATGGGTCGTACCCTCTCTTTTGGCCCTGTGGAGTCACACATTGGACCGATGCTGTCCTCTACAGTCTCCTGCAGTCCCCTGCGCATGTTGCCCAGTCCAGATTAGGTTCTTCTGGCACGACTCATGCTGGGCTTCTTCCTAAAGCTTCTGGCATCTGCTCACGAAGCAACCCTGAATGTGGCGATGTTGGGGCCACATTTGGCTCCTCATGTGACCAgagttttctaaataaaataaaagatccatTTTGTGatgtattcaataaaaatatcctCTGAAATTTTTCCTGAGAACTAAGCATTAGTTGTTCAAATGAGTTCGAAACATCTTTGTACAAAAATGCAGGGCACAGCCGTGATGTTGATGAGACGAGATCGGCTCTCTACTAGTTGTTGTAACACGAACGTTGCTGGAATGTTATGGAAATGTTATGCATTAGTGTGGCCCCAGCTGctttttttgcatgtcatttcATCACCGGCCATCAGCGGCCTCTCCAGGCTTGTCTGATCATCTGCCCAGATGCAATGAGAGGCA
This genomic window from Carassius auratus strain Wakin unplaced genomic scaffold, ASM336829v1 scaf_tig00023198, whole genome shotgun sequence contains:
- the LOC113077764 gene encoding neurogenic differentiation factor 6-A-like; this translates as MLTLPFDDPVIMDSQFGANFPRDCVGEMKVTKQEPFKKEETLTMEDEDSEKDEDEREDGQDENGLPRRRGPRKKKMTKARVDRVKMRRMEANARERNRMHGLNNALDSLRKVVPCYSKTQKLSKIETLRLAKNYIWALSEILSTGKRPDLLTFVQTLCKGLSQPTTNLVAGCLQLNARNFITDQINSETSFSSRSPYESVYTTYHSPGVVTPSGPSVDAVKPFRPFNYCSSYESFYESVSPECGSPQFDGPLSPPINFNGIFSLKHEEPVEYGKSCHYSTRYCAVPPRSSISQSARGSSDLHFPYDIHLRGQFYPMQDEVNTFHN